A section of the Candidatus Baltobacteraceae bacterium genome encodes:
- a CDS encoding DUF5985 family protein, which yields MTASIVYILCMLTSAACAVLLARAYVRSRERLLFWSSLCFAGLCANNAMLFIDVVLLPQVDLSIWRLVPALLGIAALCYGLIMEAE from the coding sequence GTGACCGCTAGCATCGTCTACATTCTTTGCATGCTCACAAGCGCCGCGTGCGCCGTGCTGCTCGCCCGCGCCTACGTTCGGTCGCGCGAACGCCTGCTGTTTTGGAGTTCGCTCTGCTTTGCCGGCTTGTGCGCCAACAATGCGATGCTTTTTATCGACGTCGTGCTGTTGCCTCAGGTCGATCTTTCCATCTGGCGTCTCGTGCCGGCGCTGCTGGGAATCGCCGCGCTCTGTTACGGTCTCATCATGGAGGCGGAGTAG
- a CDS encoding DUF5985 family protein yields MYGLISGAIMFGSFVASLFFYRFWRRTLDRLFVWFAVAFLILGVERLVLAITHASEISSPAIYIMRLIAFGLIIAAIVDKNRQRP; encoded by the coding sequence GTGTACGGCCTCATATCCGGGGCGATCATGTTCGGCAGCTTTGTTGCCTCGTTGTTCTTCTATCGCTTCTGGCGCCGGACGCTCGACCGTCTCTTCGTATGGTTCGCCGTCGCCTTCCTGATACTCGGCGTGGAACGCCTGGTGCTCGCGATCACGCACGCGAGCGAGATCTCGTCGCCCGCGATCTATATCATGCGCCTGATCGCGTTTGGCCTGATCATCGCGGCCATCGTCGACAAGAACCGCCAGCGACCCTAA
- a CDS encoding sigma-70 family RNA polymerase sigma factor — translation MADRQEIAPAAIEAARAGRPGAADRLVAEAWPHAYRIAYGLLRDRDLAQDAAQEACAAIFTRISQLRTAEAFRVWLYRIVVREAARLERKRALSHVLGFAPASVDDIAVSTLRADLRSALGKLARLQRAVIVLRYYAGMNSTEIAAVLAIPAGSVRFHLVEARRALERLLDEPRSSSRFLEVARVV, via the coding sequence ATGGCTGACCGACAAGAGATCGCTCCCGCCGCCATCGAGGCGGCGCGTGCCGGACGTCCGGGTGCCGCGGATCGTCTCGTCGCCGAGGCGTGGCCGCACGCCTATCGGATCGCCTATGGGCTGCTGCGCGACCGCGATCTCGCGCAGGACGCCGCACAAGAGGCGTGTGCCGCGATCTTTACGCGGATCTCGCAGCTCCGTACGGCCGAAGCCTTTCGCGTTTGGCTCTATCGCATCGTCGTGCGCGAAGCGGCCCGGCTCGAACGCAAACGCGCGCTGTCCCACGTTTTGGGATTCGCTCCCGCGAGCGTCGACGACATCGCCGTCTCGACCCTGCGCGCAGATCTGCGATCCGCTCTCGGCAAACTCGCGCGACTGCAGCGGGCGGTCATCGTGCTTCGTTATTACGCCGGAATGAACAGCACCGAGATCGCCGCGGTGCTCGCGATTCCGGCCGGATCGGTGCGCTTTCATCTGGTCGAGGCGCGCCGCGCGCTCGAGCGGCTTCTCGACGAGCCGCGGTCGTCATCGCGCTTCTTGGAGGTGGCTCGTGTCGTTTGA
- a CDS encoding phospholipid carrier-dependent glycosyltransferase: MPPWVLLAGIATIAGLDLIALSGGALTIPALVAIFALLVAGIHRLESARLPRVETADWPEESTPMVWPLDYAIAGAIGAGNFALSFIGYWRPDGASCWTLGRLSHCGIFDELYFARAGEEYLLNLRIYENTHPPLSKLLVTLSMLLFGGMPGGDNPHGWRFLDVVFGALAVVVLYAFAKRVTGSTLFASIAAILLSLDGMHFVQSRIATPEGFAVVFATFATYAFYRFVMEVQAGGASRLWLVLFSIALGCLVSTKWYGVMGFGVSFVVLAGLYLRRPHSFRLARTLAAIVCVSAAVYTFSWVPDLVRNSPDPNEIHSFGDVLNRQKQMFDYHDTLRATHPYSSKWWEWPLDDVPVAYFYDDRRTNKQDPNGCCVLEITSLPNPVVLWFGLFSVPFVGWLAIARRNIGCSLIVLTYLMQWLPWMGSPRITFAYHFYDDIPLICLCNAIALQNVRRLSGLVSAAYVALAGIAFVFFYPILSAHAVTWNAWHARMWLPTWIIGPG; this comes from the coding sequence GTGCCTCCGTGGGTTCTCTTAGCCGGCATCGCGACGATCGCCGGGCTGGATCTCATTGCGCTCTCGGGCGGCGCGCTGACGATTCCGGCGCTCGTTGCGATCTTCGCGCTGCTCGTCGCCGGCATACATCGCCTGGAAAGCGCGCGCCTCCCACGCGTCGAGACGGCCGATTGGCCGGAGGAATCGACGCCAATGGTTTGGCCGCTCGATTACGCGATCGCCGGCGCGATCGGTGCCGGCAACTTCGCCTTGTCGTTTATCGGGTATTGGCGGCCCGACGGAGCCTCGTGCTGGACGCTCGGGCGGCTATCGCATTGCGGCATCTTTGACGAGCTCTACTTCGCGCGGGCCGGAGAAGAGTATCTGCTCAATCTCCGCATTTACGAGAACACGCATCCGCCGCTCTCCAAGCTGCTCGTCACGCTGTCGATGCTGCTCTTCGGCGGGATGCCCGGCGGCGACAACCCGCACGGCTGGCGTTTCCTCGACGTCGTCTTCGGCGCGCTGGCCGTGGTCGTGCTGTACGCATTTGCCAAGCGCGTTACCGGATCGACGCTCTTCGCTTCGATCGCGGCGATCCTGCTGTCACTCGACGGCATGCATTTCGTGCAGTCGCGCATCGCGACGCCCGAAGGCTTCGCCGTCGTCTTTGCGACGTTCGCGACCTATGCGTTCTACCGCTTCGTGATGGAGGTACAGGCCGGCGGTGCATCGCGACTGTGGCTGGTGCTCTTTTCGATCGCACTCGGTTGCCTCGTGAGCACCAAGTGGTACGGGGTCATGGGCTTCGGCGTAAGCTTCGTCGTTCTCGCCGGGCTCTATTTGCGCCGCCCGCATAGTTTTCGGCTCGCCCGTACCCTTGCTGCCATCGTTTGCGTCAGCGCCGCCGTCTACACGTTTTCGTGGGTGCCGGATCTGGTCAGGAACTCGCCGGATCCCAATGAGATCCACAGCTTCGGCGACGTCCTTAACCGGCAGAAGCAGATGTTCGACTACCACGACACCTTGCGCGCCACGCATCCGTACTCGTCGAAATGGTGGGAATGGCCGCTCGACGACGTTCCGGTCGCCTATTTCTACGACGACCGCCGCACGAACAAACAAGACCCTAACGGCTGCTGCGTACTCGAGATTACGTCGCTGCCGAATCCGGTCGTCCTCTGGTTTGGGCTGTTCTCGGTACCGTTCGTAGGGTGGCTAGCAATTGCTCGACGAAACATCGGCTGTTCCCTCATCGTGTTGACGTATCTCATGCAATGGCTGCCGTGGATGGGATCGCCGCGCATTACGTTCGCCTATCATTTTTATGACGACATTCCATTGATTTGCTTGTGCAACGCGATCGCGCTGCAGAACGTGCGACGGCTTTCCGGCCTCGTTTCGGCGGCCTATGTCGCTCTGGCCGGCATCGCGTTCGTCTTTTTCTATCCCATCCTCTCGGCCCATGCGGTCACCTGGAACGCCTGGCACGCGCGCATGTGGCTTCCGACGTGGATTATCGGCCCCGGCTGA
- a CDS encoding methylated-DNA--[protein]-cysteine S-methyltransferase has translation MVQQTPSSVPERIRKICRYIETHSEEPLTLDRLASMAAMSRYHFARSFKAVVGVTPKQYLAGIRFAELKRGLAQAKPVDAAVYDAGYGSASRVYEQAISRLGMTPAQYRRAGEGVAISYAPLRTPAGLMMIGATDRGICFVQFGDSEDELIERLRAEYRNADVTPMQTPPHPAFAQWVQAIARHVAGDQPHLDLPLDIRATAFQMRVWKYLQSIPYGEVQSYAEVADAIGSPNGARAVAGACASNPVAVVIPCHRVIRGTGELGGYRWGLERKRALIDRERAHSVSRGR, from the coding sequence ATGGTACAGCAGACACCCTCGTCAGTTCCTGAGCGGATCAGGAAAATTTGCCGGTACATCGAGACCCACAGCGAGGAACCCCTCACCCTCGACCGGCTTGCCTCGATGGCTGCGATGAGCCGCTATCACTTCGCCCGCAGCTTCAAAGCCGTCGTCGGCGTCACCCCCAAACAATATCTCGCCGGGATACGATTCGCCGAACTCAAGCGGGGCTTGGCGCAAGCTAAACCCGTCGACGCGGCAGTCTACGATGCGGGCTACGGTTCGGCGAGCCGCGTCTACGAGCAGGCGATCTCCCGGTTGGGCATGACGCCGGCGCAGTACCGGCGGGCCGGTGAAGGCGTTGCTATCTCGTACGCGCCGTTGCGGACGCCGGCCGGTCTCATGATGATCGGCGCGACGGATCGCGGGATTTGCTTCGTGCAGTTCGGCGACTCCGAAGACGAGCTGATCGAACGGCTGCGCGCGGAGTATCGCAACGCCGACGTCACCCCGATGCAAACGCCACCGCACCCCGCGTTCGCGCAGTGGGTCCAAGCCATCGCGCGCCACGTCGCCGGCGATCAGCCGCACCTCGACTTGCCGTTGGACATTCGCGCGACCGCATTTCAAATGCGCGTCTGGAAATATCTGCAGTCGATTCCGTATGGCGAAGTGCAATCGTACGCCGAGGTTGCCGATGCGATCGGTTCGCCCAACGGCGCGCGCGCCGTGGCCGGAGCGTGCGCGAGCAATCCCGTCGCGGTGGTGATTCCGTGTCATCGCGTCATTCGCGGTACCGGCGAGCTCGGCGGCTATCGCTGGGGCTTAGAGCGCAAGCGCGCGCTCATCGATCGCGAGCGCGCGCACAGCGTCAGCCGGGGCCGATAA
- a CDS encoding lytic transglycosylase domain-containing protein translates to MRRLLGIFALLSLLYGCSGAGYLPYAPHALDPSQIHGLVAGASESNGVPEGLVHAVLMAESAGDPSAVSTAGAQGLMQLMPGTSAGCGIANPFDPVENVQCGAGYLGAMLRRYHNNVTLAVAAYNAGPGAVDRYHGVPPYAETRAYVTRVLTAYRDY, encoded by the coding sequence ATGAGGCGATTGCTCGGGATATTTGCCCTTTTGAGCCTGCTCTACGGCTGTAGCGGTGCGGGGTATCTCCCCTATGCGCCGCACGCGCTCGATCCGTCCCAGATCCACGGTCTGGTCGCCGGCGCCTCTGAGTCCAACGGCGTTCCCGAGGGCCTGGTCCACGCCGTCCTGATGGCGGAATCGGCCGGGGATCCGTCGGCGGTGAGCACGGCCGGAGCGCAGGGGCTCATGCAGCTCATGCCCGGGACCTCTGCGGGGTGCGGCATCGCCAATCCGTTCGACCCGGTCGAGAACGTTCAGTGCGGCGCGGGATATCTGGGCGCCATGCTCCGCCGGTACCATAACAACGTCACGCTAGCGGTCGCCGCCTACAACGCCGGTCCTGGCGCGGTGGACCGTTACCACGGCGTTCCGCCGTACGCCGAAACTCGTGCGTACGTCACCCGCGTGTTGACGGCGTACCGAGACTACTAA